One Streptomyces sp. NBC_01217 genomic region harbors:
- the ectB gene encoding diaminobutyrate--2-oxoglutarate transaminase encodes MNIFEALESNVRSYSRAWPVVFARGRGARLYTEQGRPYLDFFAGAGALNYGHNDPAQKQALLDYIADDGVTHSLDMFTTAKRDFLETLDELILRPRGAHYKVVFPGPGGTNAVEAALKLARRVTGRQLVVSFTRGFHGMTLGALAVSGNTRKRAATGLPMTHAVSMPYDGYIDSGFQDDRPDLEYLDHLLSDPASGLDKPAAMIVETVQGEGGINVASIEWLRGLSELCRRHAILLIVDDVQMGCGRTGAFFSFEDAGIIPDMVCLSKSVGGFGIPLALTLIRPELDVWKPGDHSGTFRGVSLAFLTGAQALRTYWSDDTLETSTRSKGERVGAALRRTADAFPSAGLEVRGRGLVWGLDLGAASEPGTAAKVCAAAFDRGLLVETSGAQGEVVKLLPPLTTGADELDEGLQIIDECVASVLGG; translated from the coding sequence GTGAACATCTTCGAAGCCCTGGAGTCCAACGTCCGCAGTTACAGCCGGGCCTGGCCGGTCGTGTTCGCCCGCGGCCGGGGCGCTCGCCTGTACACGGAGCAGGGCCGACCGTACCTGGACTTCTTCGCCGGCGCGGGCGCCCTGAACTACGGGCACAACGACCCCGCGCAGAAACAGGCGCTGCTGGATTACATCGCCGACGACGGTGTCACGCACTCCCTGGACATGTTCACGACGGCGAAGCGCGACTTCCTTGAGACGCTCGACGAACTGATCCTCCGGCCTCGCGGAGCCCACTACAAGGTCGTCTTCCCCGGCCCCGGCGGCACCAACGCCGTCGAGGCCGCCCTCAAACTCGCCCGCAGGGTGACGGGCCGCCAGCTCGTCGTCAGCTTCACGCGCGGGTTCCACGGCATGACCCTGGGCGCGCTGGCCGTCAGCGGCAACACCCGCAAGCGGGCCGCCACCGGGTTGCCGATGACCCACGCCGTGTCTATGCCCTACGACGGATACATCGACAGCGGTTTCCAGGACGATCGGCCGGACCTGGAGTACCTCGACCATCTCCTGTCGGACCCGGCGAGCGGTCTGGACAAGCCCGCGGCGATGATCGTCGAGACGGTCCAGGGCGAGGGCGGGATCAACGTCGCCAGCATCGAGTGGCTGCGCGGGCTCTCCGAGCTGTGCCGGCGACACGCGATCCTGCTGATCGTGGACGATGTCCAGATGGGGTGCGGACGGACCGGCGCGTTCTTCAGCTTCGAGGACGCCGGGATCATCCCGGACATGGTCTGCCTGTCGAAGTCCGTCGGCGGCTTCGGCATCCCGCTGGCGCTCACGCTGATCCGTCCCGAACTGGACGTCTGGAAGCCCGGCGACCACAGCGGGACCTTCCGCGGGGTGTCGCTCGCGTTCCTGACCGGCGCGCAGGCGCTGCGCACCTACTGGAGCGACGACACGCTGGAGACGTCCACTCGCTCCAAGGGCGAACGCGTCGGCGCCGCCCTCCGGCGCACGGCGGACGCCTTCCCCTCGGCCGGCCTGGAGGTCAGGGGCCGCGGCCTCGTCTGGGGCCTGGACCTCGGCGCGGCCAGCGAACCCGGAACCGCCGCGAAGGTCTGCGCCGCAGCGTTCGACCGGGGCCTGCTGGTGGAGACCTCGGGCGCCCAGGGCGAAGTGGTTAAACTGCTACCGCCGTTGACTACCGGCGCCGACGAACTGGACGAGGGCCTGCAGATCATCGACGAGTGCGTAGCGAGCGTCCTCGGAGGGTGA